One Streptomyces hundungensis DNA segment encodes these proteins:
- a CDS encoding NlpC/P60 family protein: MRLPSLPRPRRAKWAVLLTLVLFTAVCCAAPLAGTLNALAALAATRSTTTNDPGGGTIADIPPRMLQAYQKAASLIGHEVPGCHGLDWPVLAGVAKIESNHAAGHSIAANGDITPRIYGVLLNGSGAGGNTTAVADSDHGRWDGTALGERAVGPFQFLPSTWDDSAGRDANGDGVKDPHNADDAALGAAVYLCGNGRDLSDSAQLRSAILQYNQSGTYADEVLGWIRQYRTATKTNIDLSHVTGTARTVLDAALAQRGVPYSWGGGAASGPTTGSCCSPSGKSGASITGFDCSGLTLYAYAKAGVRLPRTAAEQAAAGRRIPASQGQNALAPGDLVFYAYAPGRDSTIYHVGIYTGNGQMVNAPRPGAAVRLDAVDAMAGFAGGARLL; this comes from the coding sequence ATGAGACTGCCGTCCCTGCCGCGCCCCCGACGGGCCAAGTGGGCTGTGCTGCTCACGCTCGTGCTGTTCACCGCAGTGTGCTGCGCAGCCCCGCTCGCCGGGACGCTCAACGCGCTGGCCGCGCTCGCCGCCACGCGCTCCACCACCACCAACGACCCAGGAGGCGGCACCATCGCCGACATCCCGCCCCGGATGCTGCAGGCCTACCAGAAGGCCGCATCCCTCATCGGACACGAGGTACCGGGCTGCCACGGCCTGGACTGGCCGGTCCTCGCCGGCGTCGCGAAGATCGAGTCCAACCACGCGGCCGGGCACAGTATCGCCGCCAACGGCGACATCACCCCGCGCATCTACGGCGTACTCCTCAACGGCTCCGGAGCTGGCGGCAACACCACCGCAGTCGCCGACAGCGACCACGGACGGTGGGACGGCACCGCACTGGGTGAACGGGCCGTTGGACCCTTCCAGTTCCTGCCCTCCACCTGGGACGACAGCGCGGGACGCGACGCCAACGGCGACGGCGTCAAAGACCCGCACAACGCCGACGACGCAGCCCTCGGCGCCGCCGTCTACCTGTGCGGCAACGGACGCGACCTGAGCGATTCGGCCCAACTCCGCTCAGCGATCTTGCAGTACAACCAGTCCGGGACGTACGCGGACGAGGTCCTGGGATGGATCCGCCAGTACCGCACCGCCACCAAGACCAACATCGACCTGAGCCACGTGACCGGGACGGCGCGCACCGTCCTCGATGCGGCCCTGGCCCAACGGGGCGTCCCCTACTCCTGGGGCGGCGGCGCGGCCTCCGGTCCCACCACGGGCAGCTGCTGCTCTCCCAGCGGAAAGTCCGGCGCCAGCATCACCGGATTCGACTGCTCGGGCCTGACGCTGTACGCCTATGCCAAGGCTGGCGTCCGGCTGCCGCGGACCGCGGCCGAGCAGGCAGCAGCCGGGCGGCGCATCCCCGCTTCCCAAGGACAAAACGCGCTGGCCCCGGGGGACTTGGTGTTTTACGCCTACGCCCCCGGCCGTGACTCCACGATCTACCACGTGGGGATCTACACCGGCAACGGACAGATGGTCAACGCCCCGCGCCCCGGCGCCGCTGTGCGTCTGGACGCCGTCGATGCGATGGCGGGCTTCGCGGGAGGGGCGCGCCTGTTGTGA
- a CDS encoding ATP/GTP-binding protein: MAAHAAVLTPPPTAAGPVLGALHQLVGCAGWITDHAWLLLLVLVTAAVTGEHVVRRLATRASQERMALDLAPAPHFDPCAEEILRRGIELTRASTSMPWWAPRRAKAVRIRLRADGASPLMYRIEGPAGAERLLSTTPFGPHVTVTKAAPLADKQRKHDVRAEFILRGNPVATLRDVPLDPDPLQPLVDAVADLRAHLGDLAELCIDLQRAPKTVLRARRWQLLDAARRSERGEASRLTRWMHRDHQRLEDSWLFQISQMLTPDGRRSREGGRMVMTPPPVRVDTAKAFGKLAEDSHLVRVQILVRCASDTTGRAEAHLARIQAAMDVFGGSARFAMRGWQIGPCRLGADRFPQRKRFDRRWATGQCQPPSANWVQLTELLGLLKPPTVHCRLPLLPADLPSFAHGDPSLLLQGWYRRPDGRRRLVATHAAETLFEVAVGKAGGGKTERALAQAIALAHAGGGLLFVDPHRDSWKRGAPYLAHDHIMGRIARIDLKATGPHSLISSWNLIGMHHGRARHEVVEDTVDAFASAFAWDDTNAPRAIAIFTQALTILTAINELACKAQRPHDQATIFHIRALLTDAGFRTSALDALHGHLDEESRAWWQNVFPTLPADSFNILINPLTRLAANPVTRAFLGQGHGVYNIRSAMDAQMIVWVCTDGNGPTDKLLIALLARDLLRAGRSRTDLPEHQRIAFRVYLDELITLTGTAAESIAAMFEDLRKFRVHIHGMTQILARLPASVRQSLLQNASTLSTTTGSRAAVCAITEEWGDRPSPTHVANLDRYDHYAQFTVDGRRIGPVLLHGPLLEEVFTDLRESGKVRALEAAADRTAGALPLSKLTDRATAQQQRVQTFLLAHTPAATRPTPPAKEFQ; this comes from the coding sequence ATGGCAGCCCATGCCGCTGTCCTGACCCCACCACCGACCGCTGCGGGACCCGTCCTTGGCGCACTCCATCAGCTCGTCGGCTGCGCCGGCTGGATCACCGACCATGCCTGGCTGCTGCTCCTAGTCCTGGTGACCGCCGCCGTGACCGGCGAACATGTCGTACGCCGCCTTGCCACGCGCGCCTCCCAGGAACGCATGGCTCTCGACCTGGCCCCGGCACCACACTTCGACCCCTGCGCCGAGGAGATCCTTCGCCGTGGCATCGAGCTGACCCGGGCCTCCACCTCCATGCCCTGGTGGGCACCCCGGCGCGCCAAGGCGGTGCGGATCCGGCTGCGCGCCGACGGCGCCAGCCCCCTCATGTATCGCATCGAGGGGCCGGCTGGTGCCGAACGGCTGCTGTCCACCACGCCGTTCGGCCCGCATGTCACGGTGACCAAGGCCGCCCCGCTGGCGGACAAGCAGCGCAAGCACGATGTGCGGGCGGAGTTCATCCTGCGCGGCAATCCGGTCGCTACCCTGCGCGACGTTCCGCTCGACCCGGACCCCCTTCAGCCGCTCGTGGACGCCGTCGCCGATCTGCGTGCCCACCTCGGCGACCTGGCCGAGCTCTGCATCGACCTGCAGCGTGCCCCCAAGACGGTGCTCAGGGCTCGCCGGTGGCAACTGCTGGATGCCGCCCGGCGCAGCGAGCGGGGCGAGGCTTCGCGTCTGACCCGCTGGATGCACCGGGATCACCAGCGCCTGGAGGACTCCTGGCTGTTCCAGATCAGCCAGATGCTCACCCCCGACGGCCGCCGGTCCCGGGAGGGCGGCCGCATGGTCATGACGCCACCGCCGGTCCGGGTGGATACCGCGAAGGCTTTCGGCAAGCTCGCCGAGGACAGCCACCTGGTGCGGGTGCAGATCCTGGTGCGCTGCGCCTCGGACACCACGGGCCGTGCCGAGGCCCATCTCGCCCGGATCCAGGCCGCCATGGACGTGTTCGGCGGCTCGGCCCGGTTCGCCATGCGCGGGTGGCAGATCGGGCCGTGCCGGCTGGGAGCCGACCGCTTCCCCCAACGCAAACGGTTCGACAGGCGCTGGGCAACCGGGCAGTGCCAGCCGCCCAGCGCCAACTGGGTCCAGCTGACCGAGCTCCTTGGCCTCCTCAAGCCGCCCACCGTCCACTGCCGGCTCCCGCTACTCCCCGCCGACCTGCCGTCCTTCGCGCACGGCGATCCGTCCCTGCTGTTGCAGGGCTGGTACCGCAGGCCGGACGGACGGCGCCGCCTGGTGGCCACCCACGCGGCCGAAACCCTCTTCGAGGTCGCGGTGGGCAAAGCTGGCGGCGGCAAAACCGAACGGGCCCTGGCCCAGGCGATCGCCCTCGCGCACGCCGGCGGCGGACTCCTGTTCGTCGACCCGCACCGCGACTCCTGGAAGCGCGGCGCCCCTTACCTCGCCCACGACCACATCATGGGCCGCATCGCACGGATCGACCTCAAAGCCACCGGGCCCCACTCACTGATCAGCTCCTGGAACCTGATCGGCATGCACCACGGACGGGCCCGCCACGAAGTCGTCGAGGACACCGTCGACGCGTTCGCCTCCGCGTTCGCCTGGGACGACACCAACGCGCCCCGCGCGATCGCCATCTTCACTCAGGCCCTCACCATCCTGACTGCGATCAACGAGCTTGCCTGCAAAGCCCAGCGCCCCCACGACCAGGCCACCATCTTCCACATCCGCGCCCTGCTCACCGACGCAGGCTTCCGGACCAGCGCCCTGGACGCCCTGCACGGCCACCTGGACGAGGAGTCACGAGCCTGGTGGCAGAACGTCTTCCCGACCCTGCCAGCCGACTCCTTCAACATCCTGATCAACCCGCTCACCCGGCTCGCCGCCAACCCCGTCACCCGGGCCTTCCTCGGCCAAGGCCACGGCGTCTACAACATCCGCTCCGCCATGGACGCCCAGATGATCGTGTGGGTGTGCACGGACGGCAACGGCCCCACCGACAAACTCCTCATCGCCCTGCTCGCCCGGGACCTGCTGCGCGCCGGCCGCTCCCGCACCGACCTTCCCGAACACCAGCGCATCGCGTTCCGCGTCTACCTCGACGAGCTCATCACCCTGACCGGCACCGCCGCCGAGTCCATCGCCGCGATGTTCGAAGACCTGCGCAAGTTCCGCGTCCACATCCACGGCATGACCCAGATCCTGGCCCGACTCCCCGCCTCCGTACGCCAGTCACTGCTCCAGAACGCCTCCACCCTGTCCACTACCACCGGCTCCCGGGCGGCGGTCTGCGCCATCACTGAGGAATGGGGCGACCGGCCCAGCCCCACCCACGTCGCCAACCTCGACCGCTACGACCACTACGCCCAGTTCACCGTCGACGGCCGCCGCATCGGCCCCGTCCTCCTGCACGGCCCCCTGCTCGAGGAGGTGTTCACCGACCTGCGCGAGTCCGGCAAGGTCCGCGCTCTGGAAGCCGCCGCCGATCGCACCGCCGGGGCCCTGCCCCTGTCCAAGCTCACCGACCGCGCCACCGCCCAGCAGCAGCGCGTCCAGACCTTCCTCCTGGCACACACACCCGCCGCCACAAGGCCCACCCCACCGGCCAAGGAGTTCCAGTGA
- a CDS encoding ATP/GTP-binding protein has protein sequence MYQVYCPETMRIGVEWIPDGGPAAPPVDPEVLAHRAVDSMKLVGPDIASPQATGKYAVGVPMWLWVNQAPTTFGPNTATASAGAVTVSARAEVAAIIWKFGDGTSVTCHGPGTAYQASSGMNPSPTCGHTFAKSSAGQAGQKFALTATATWQVNWTVTAGAVDAGQFTEIRQSQAQVGVGELQAVGN, from the coding sequence GTGTATCAGGTGTACTGCCCCGAGACCATGCGGATCGGGGTGGAATGGATCCCCGACGGCGGCCCGGCGGCGCCTCCCGTCGACCCCGAAGTCCTGGCCCACCGCGCCGTCGATTCGATGAAGCTGGTCGGTCCGGACATCGCCAGCCCGCAGGCGACGGGCAAATACGCGGTGGGGGTGCCGATGTGGCTGTGGGTGAACCAGGCCCCCACCACGTTCGGTCCGAACACGGCGACCGCCTCCGCAGGCGCGGTGACAGTCTCGGCGCGGGCCGAGGTCGCCGCCATCATCTGGAAGTTCGGTGACGGCACATCAGTGACCTGCCACGGCCCCGGCACTGCGTACCAGGCGTCATCCGGCATGAACCCGTCGCCGACGTGCGGTCACACCTTCGCGAAATCGTCGGCGGGTCAGGCAGGCCAGAAGTTCGCGCTGACAGCCACCGCGACGTGGCAGGTCAACTGGACGGTCACGGCCGGCGCCGTGGACGCGGGCCAGTTCACCGAGATCCGCCAGTCCCAGGCCCAGGTCGGGGTCGGGGAACTCCAGGCCGTCGGCAACTGA
- a CDS encoding CpaF family protein produces the protein MPQARIDYRAAQEIKRIVVEQLLKEKKATPSLTGEVEEQRGRALINEQVAIWADATGRGGGYSPFEERELAGLAFDMCFRAGRLQRYLDDDLVEDIWIEGPHRVFLKYSDDAEPMQVAPVADSEEELQELVRDLIRASGQSGRTFSTFSPEVELRLKDGSRVQALGPEVTGEFTHVAIRRHRLKDADLPTMVSLGALDEQMANLLRACVRARRNIIFAGEQSSGKTSMLRAVLREIPASERFGTLETTFELWTHKNGYHRHVVPMEARASNGERVDGRAAGEITLLDLLRSAKRMSLTRVVVGEVRGEEITAMMQAMTSDRPGNMCTIHASEPEAVFDRIAELYLLAQSNFTPELAYRQIANGLHFLVFLSVDESGPAKRRFVSHIWEIKPVGPDGRPTYNEIYRPASEWDQRAVPYAALSVRNRQKLEAAGLRTELVAQPAAWPHEVGA, from the coding sequence GTGCCGCAGGCGCGGATCGACTACCGGGCGGCGCAGGAGATCAAGCGGATCGTCGTCGAGCAGCTGCTGAAGGAGAAGAAGGCCACGCCGTCGCTGACCGGGGAGGTGGAGGAGCAGCGGGGTCGCGCTCTGATCAATGAGCAGGTGGCGATCTGGGCGGACGCGACCGGCCGCGGAGGCGGCTACTCCCCCTTCGAGGAGCGGGAGCTGGCCGGACTCGCCTTCGACATGTGTTTCCGGGCCGGGCGGCTGCAGCGCTACCTGGACGACGACCTGGTGGAGGACATCTGGATCGAGGGTCCGCACCGGGTCTTCCTCAAATACAGCGACGACGCGGAGCCGATGCAGGTCGCACCGGTCGCCGATTCCGAGGAGGAACTGCAGGAACTGGTCCGGGACTTGATCCGGGCCAGCGGGCAGAGCGGACGCACATTCTCCACATTCAGCCCGGAGGTCGAGCTGCGCCTCAAGGACGGCTCCCGGGTCCAGGCTCTGGGCCCGGAGGTGACCGGCGAGTTCACGCATGTCGCAATCCGCCGCCACCGTCTCAAGGACGCCGACCTGCCCACGATGGTCAGTCTGGGTGCGCTCGATGAGCAGATGGCCAACCTGCTGCGCGCTTGTGTCCGGGCGCGACGCAACATCATCTTCGCGGGGGAGCAGTCCTCGGGCAAGACGTCGATGCTGCGGGCGGTGTTGCGGGAGATTCCCGCAAGCGAGCGGTTCGGCACTTTGGAGACGACCTTCGAGCTGTGGACCCACAAGAACGGCTATCACCGGCATGTGGTGCCGATGGAGGCGAGAGCGTCCAACGGGGAGCGGGTGGATGGCCGGGCGGCGGGCGAGATCACGCTGCTGGACCTGCTGAGAAGCGCGAAGCGGATGTCGCTGACCCGGGTGGTGGTCGGGGAGGTCCGCGGTGAGGAGATCACCGCGATGATGCAGGCGATGACGTCGGACAGGCCCGGCAACATGTGCACGATCCACGCCTCCGAGCCCGAGGCGGTCTTCGACCGGATCGCGGAGCTGTATCTGCTGGCGCAGTCCAACTTCACGCCGGAACTGGCCTATCGCCAGATCGCTAACGGATTGCATTTCCTGGTGTTCTTGTCGGTCGATGAATCCGGGCCCGCGAAGCGGCGCTTTGTCTCGCACATCTGGGAGATCAAGCCCGTGGGTCCGGACGGCCGCCCGACCTACAACGAGATCTACCGGCCGGCCAGCGAGTGGGACCAGCGGGCGGTGCCCTATGCCGCGCTGTCGGTCCGCAACCGGCAGAAACTCGAGGCCGCGGGCCTGCGCACCGAACTCGTCGCGCAGCCGGCTGCCTGGCCGCATGAGGTGGGCGCATGA
- a CDS encoding SAF domain-containing protein codes for MSKTAAPASVAGQIPAQPGPPSLRWQARRRRPGMLALAAALIAAGAVGNYWYWTQNGQRTPVLVMARDVAAGTVIQDADLAEASVALDPALKAIGAGQRAEVVGKRAAFELLPGVLLAPGQITSRTLVRQDEQLVGLNLKPGQLPDSPLKPEDQVQVVFTGDSGGAAPGRNGKPGQDSGPATVDARIVRVGAKQDSTGQQVIDVAVKSAGGPRLAAQAAAGTVALAVKAATGAGS; via the coding sequence GTGAGCAAGACGGCAGCGCCCGCCTCAGTGGCGGGTCAGATTCCGGCACAGCCTGGCCCGCCGTCCCTGCGGTGGCAGGCACGTCGCCGGCGTCCGGGGATGCTCGCCCTGGCCGCGGCGCTGATCGCGGCGGGCGCGGTGGGCAACTACTGGTACTGGACGCAGAACGGCCAGCGCACCCCGGTCCTGGTCATGGCCCGGGACGTGGCAGCGGGCACGGTGATCCAGGATGCGGACCTGGCGGAGGCGTCGGTAGCCCTGGATCCCGCGCTCAAGGCGATCGGGGCAGGGCAGCGGGCGGAGGTGGTCGGCAAGCGCGCCGCGTTCGAGTTGCTGCCCGGTGTGCTGCTCGCGCCGGGGCAGATCACCAGCCGCACGCTGGTGCGCCAGGATGAGCAGTTGGTCGGGTTGAACCTGAAGCCGGGGCAGTTACCGGATTCCCCGCTGAAGCCGGAGGACCAGGTCCAGGTCGTGTTCACCGGCGACAGCGGGGGCGCAGCACCGGGCAGGAATGGCAAGCCGGGTCAGGACAGTGGCCCTGCCACGGTGGATGCGCGGATCGTCCGCGTGGGCGCCAAGCAGGACAGCACGGGCCAGCAAGTGATCGACGTGGCCGTCAAGTCGGCCGGCGGACCGCGGCTGGCCGCTCAGGCCGCAGCCGGGACGGTGGCGCTTGCTGTGAAGGCGGCAACCGGGGCCGGTTCCTGA
- a CDS encoding TadE/TadG family type IV pilus assembly protein, with the protein MPPAHRLRRPADDGSVAIEAAIIVPVLIVLVLLFVAGARLSLAGQKTDAAAQAAARAASLARTPATGSADAKAAAADALTSSGQVCSHTAVDAQVAGLAVPVGQVSTVTVTVSCTVPVGDLVLIGGGPGVRTVRSTFTSIVDAYRGRG; encoded by the coding sequence ATGCCCCCTGCACACCGGCTGCGGCGCCCGGCCGATGACGGCAGCGTCGCCATCGAAGCCGCCATCATCGTCCCGGTCCTCATCGTCCTCGTGCTGCTGTTCGTCGCCGGCGCCCGCCTCTCCCTGGCCGGGCAGAAAACGGACGCCGCCGCCCAGGCCGCCGCCCGCGCCGCCTCGCTGGCGCGAACTCCCGCCACAGGAAGCGCCGATGCCAAGGCCGCGGCCGCCGACGCGCTGACCTCCAGCGGCCAGGTCTGCAGCCACACCGCCGTGGATGCCCAGGTGGCAGGGCTGGCTGTGCCGGTCGGGCAGGTGTCCACCGTGACAGTCACCGTGTCCTGCACCGTGCCGGTCGGCGACCTGGTCCTCATCGGCGGAGGTCCCGGCGTGCGCACCGTCCGCTCTACCTTCACTTCCATCGTCGACGCCTACCGGGGGCGCGGATGA
- a CDS encoding replication-relaxation family protein, with product MTSQTRPADRRAVPAFLPSPAEPLPHQIVAALAQHRMATTQQLQDMLRPQATRQTITKPLNRLHREGLAAFTVLPQSNRRRAWFLTPEGARIARDWPQLRGRPPYPITSASAASMKTPHVLTVVRAHLTFLQDARRRGDEHGHLDWTPEVAHSLGDSERVIADALLHYVLHASDGSRTKLRALVEVDRATTSSERLATKLIEYARLHTYTPTPPGRRAIQANTPPAWQRWYPVFPRLLFILTGASPTTLAHRIEDLQAMTAEHPAVAQLARTVPLGAALLDDLEQQGPTEHVWTPLNGRGQRRPWTQL from the coding sequence GTGACCAGCCAGACCCGCCCCGCCGACAGGCGGGCCGTGCCCGCCTTCCTGCCCAGTCCAGCCGAACCGCTCCCCCACCAAATCGTCGCCGCACTCGCCCAGCACCGCATGGCCACCACCCAGCAACTCCAGGACATGCTGCGCCCCCAGGCCACCCGGCAGACCATCACCAAGCCGCTGAACCGACTGCACAGAGAAGGTTTGGCCGCCTTCACCGTGCTCCCCCAGTCCAACCGGCGGCGCGCCTGGTTCCTCACCCCGGAAGGAGCCCGCATCGCCCGCGACTGGCCCCAGCTCCGCGGCCGCCCCCCTTACCCGATCACCTCGGCGTCCGCTGCCTCGATGAAGACACCGCACGTCCTGACCGTGGTCCGCGCCCACCTCACCTTCCTGCAAGACGCGCGCCGCCGCGGCGACGAACACGGCCACCTCGACTGGACCCCAGAGGTCGCCCACTCACTCGGCGACAGCGAACGCGTCATCGCCGACGCGCTCTTGCACTACGTCTTGCACGCCAGCGACGGCAGCCGCACCAAGCTCCGTGCCCTGGTCGAGGTCGACCGCGCCACCACCAGCAGCGAACGCCTGGCCACCAAACTCATCGAGTACGCCCGCCTGCACACCTACACCCCCACTCCGCCAGGACGGCGTGCCATCCAGGCGAACACGCCGCCGGCCTGGCAGCGCTGGTACCCCGTCTTCCCCCGCCTCCTGTTCATCCTCACCGGCGCCAGCCCTACAACCCTCGCCCACCGCATCGAAGACCTCCAGGCCATGACCGCCGAACACCCGGCCGTCGCGCAACTCGCACGCACCGTGCCTCTCGGCGCAGCCCTCCTGGACGACCTCGAACAACAGGGCCCCACCGAACACGTATGGACCCCGCTCAACGGGCGGGGCCAACGCCGCCCCTGGACCCAGCTGTGA
- a CDS encoding pilus assembly protein codes for MNAPRLPWDSDRGSNPVQMAVIYPFVIILILILLQGIMWAYARNVAYSSARAGVAAGRLYGATPGDGAAKAKRMLDEAGSSLLTDRSVSTEGSTPERLRVRVDAQALSMIPGISGIHVQATVSGPIERWTTAGAP; via the coding sequence GTGAACGCGCCCCGCCTGCCCTGGGATTCGGACCGGGGCTCGAACCCGGTCCAGATGGCCGTCATCTACCCCTTCGTGATCATCCTGATCCTCATTCTGCTGCAGGGAATCATGTGGGCCTACGCCCGCAATGTCGCCTACAGCTCCGCCCGGGCCGGTGTGGCGGCCGGCCGGCTGTACGGGGCTACCCCCGGCGACGGGGCTGCCAAGGCGAAGCGGATGCTCGACGAGGCGGGCTCCAGCCTGCTCACCGACCGGAGCGTGTCCACTGAGGGCAGCACGCCCGAGCGGCTGCGGGTCCGCGTCGATGCGCAGGCTCTGTCGATGATTCCGGGCATATCGGGGATCCATGTCCAGGCCACCGTGTCCGGGCCCATCGAGCGGTGGACCACAGCGGGAGCACCCTGA
- a CDS encoding type II secretion system F family protein, whose protein sequence is MITGWWWALSGALLGAGLVALTAGLVGTTAPKGPGLLASWRHRSRSGPAARTAARRKALFGGAMVAGVVVWLVSGVFVVALIAAAAVVGVPWLTAPVAATKEQMAKRDALAEWTQRLAEVLRLGVAIEQALKTSRRHAPQALEGEIEELVDKVDAGWPLGEAVEDFGRALDDPTADKVCAALKLSVTDPGPGLAQAMQDMSASLREEVSARQKIEAEREKSRTVVRTLTFITLALVPLGFTVPQVTHVFTTLLGQLVLGLLSAAFVAVLVWSRSYASRGRTARVLVPDARSPVKAPAWMEAAQ, encoded by the coding sequence ATGATCACCGGATGGTGGTGGGCGCTGTCGGGGGCATTGCTCGGCGCCGGTCTGGTCGCCCTGACCGCCGGGCTGGTCGGAACGACCGCGCCCAAGGGCCCCGGGCTCCTGGCCAGTTGGCGCCACCGATCCCGGTCAGGGCCCGCGGCCCGCACAGCGGCCCGCCGCAAGGCTCTGTTCGGCGGAGCGATGGTGGCCGGGGTTGTGGTGTGGCTGGTGAGCGGGGTTTTCGTGGTCGCGTTGATCGCAGCCGCTGCGGTGGTGGGCGTGCCGTGGCTCACGGCCCCCGTGGCGGCGACCAAGGAGCAGATGGCCAAGCGGGACGCGCTTGCCGAGTGGACGCAGCGCTTGGCGGAGGTACTGCGTCTGGGTGTCGCGATTGAGCAGGCCCTGAAGACCAGCCGTCGTCATGCTCCCCAGGCGCTGGAGGGGGAGATTGAGGAGCTGGTCGACAAGGTGGATGCCGGGTGGCCGCTCGGTGAGGCGGTCGAGGACTTCGGGCGCGCCCTGGACGATCCGACCGCGGACAAGGTGTGTGCCGCACTCAAGCTGTCGGTCACCGACCCCGGGCCGGGGCTGGCGCAGGCGATGCAGGACATGTCCGCGTCCCTGCGGGAGGAGGTGAGTGCGCGCCAGAAGATCGAGGCGGAGCGGGAGAAGTCCCGCACCGTCGTGCGCACCCTCACCTTCATCACCCTGGCCCTGGTGCCGCTGGGCTTCACCGTCCCCCAGGTCACCCATGTCTTCACCACGCTGCTCGGCCAGTTGGTCCTGGGGCTGCTCTCGGCGGCGTTCGTCGCCGTGCTGGTGTGGTCGCGCAGCTACGCCTCCCGCGGCCGCACCGCCCGGGTCCTGGTTCCAGACGCGCGTAGCCCCGTGAAAGCACCTGCCTGGATGGAGGCCGCACAGTGA